CCGAACCAGCCGATGAGGACAAGCGCGACGACGATGACCGTCCGGGTTCTGTGCCGCTCGACACGAACATCGCCGTCTTCGATCAGGTGCCCGCGCATCCAAAGACGTGGACGGAACTCGCGTACGCTCAGTTCGATCCCGGCACCGTCATCAGCCTTGCGGCACAGCTTGCCAGCAGCATCGGGCAATTACTCGGCAACGCGTTTCTGATTCTGCTGACGGTCATCTTCATCCTGATGGAAGTCGGCAGCTTTTCCAAAAAGATCGACCTGGCGTTCGTTCGTACCGACGAAATGGCGTCTCGCGCTACGGAGATCATCAACAGCATACAGCACTACCTGGCGATCAAGACAATGATGAGCCTGCTGACGGGTGTGCTGCTGTTTTTCTGGCTGCTGATTTTCAATGTGCCATATGCCGGACTGTGGGGACTGCTGGCCTTTCTGCTGAACTACATTCCCAACGTCGGATCCGTCATCGCCGCGATTCCCGCCGTACTGATTGCCTGGCTGGAACTGGGCACCATGCCGGCCATCGCCGCACTGATCGGCTATCTGCTGGTCAACACCGCCGTGGGCAATTTTCTGGAACCGCGGCTGATGGGACGCGGACTCGGGCTGTCAGTGCTGGTGGTGTTCTGTTCGATGGTTTTCTGGGGCTGGGTTCTGGGACCGGTGGGAATGCTGCTGTCAGTACCGCTGACCATGACAGCCCGGATCGCACTGGAAGGTTTCGACGACACGAAGTGGATCGGCACGCTGATGGGCAACGCCGGAACCGTCAAGGTATCGGGCAAGCAGCCTCGCGTAGTGTCATAGGTCCTGCGGCAGATGAGACTATACCCTCCCGTTTCAACGGAGGGTCGCCGATCGAATGCCGTTCAGGCGTTCGATCGCGGGGAGGGCGACGCACGGGAAGCTCCTTGCGCGGCCGTTCTCCTCGTTTGATCGCCTGAACGGCGATCACTCGACCCTCCGTTGAAACGCTCATCGTGCTACGTCTCGATCCGGGATGAATCGGCAAATATGGCGAGTAGTAGCTCAGTCTTTGCACGAAAGGAAGGTGGCAAATTGCAGTGCGAACGAAAACACAGTCATTTTAACGATGGGGCGAAGTAGTGACGGACTCGAACGAAATCAGGTTGTAATGATTACATAATTTCAAGACGCCAATCTTTGCTGGAGAAAACGTGACCTTTAAAAGATGTGGTACGATGAGGTTGAAACGGGAGGGTGAAGTAATTACCGCTTTGCACTTGTTAATTCTTATCTGCCGATCGCCTATGTGCTTCGGCGATTCCGTGTCGTGGCTTTTCATGCCGCCGTCAACCTGCAACAGTGGTGCCGCAATCACATTTCGACTCCTGCCATTCCCGAGGCGCCGCGATGCGACACTTTCCGACACGGCTGTTTTTCCTTCTGACTCTGACCGCGACAGGTGCTGTTGCTTCCGTCGCGGAAGCTCAGGACCGGAAGCCCAATATTCTGTTCATTGCCATCGATGACCAGAACGACTGGATCGGCTGTCTGAACGGTCATCCTCAGATTCAGACACCCAACATCGACGCGCTGGCGACTCGCGGAACCGTATTCCTGAACGCTCACTGCCAGGCTCCGCTGTGTAATCCGTCCAGAACCAGCCTGCTGACCGGACGGCGACCGTCGACGACCGGCATCTACGGGCTGGCTCCGTGGTTTCGCGACATTGAAGACCTGAAGGACATCGTCACGCTGCCGCAGTATCTTCGTCAGCACGGCTACCAGGCTCTCAGCACCGGCAAGATTTATCACGGCGGCTACGGTCGCCAGGCGAATGATGATGAATTCGACAAGCTCGGGCCGCCAGCGGGAGTCGGAGCACGGCCGGCGACACCGCTCGTGGAGACGCCTGCCAAACATCCGCTGGTCGACTGGGGCGTCTTTCCTCACCAGGACGAAGACAAGGGAGACTGGAAGGTCGCATCATGGGCCGTCGACGAACTTGCGAAGCAGCCGGAGGAACCGTTTTTCCTGTCCGTCGGCTTCTTTCTGCCGCATGTGCCCTGCTACGCGACTCAGAAATGGTTTGATCTGTACCCGGAAGACACGCTGCAGTTACCACCGTTCCTGGAAAATGACCGGCAGGACACACCGCGGTTTTCGTGGTATCTGCACTGGAAACTTCCCGAACCGCGGCACGACTTTCTGGTTGACGCCAATCAATGGAAGAACCTGGTGCGGTCCTACATGGCGTGTACCAGTTTTGTCGACAGCCAGGTGGGTCGAGTCCTGCAGGCTCTGGAAGCCAGCGGCCGCGCCGACAACACCATCGTTGTGCTTTGGTCCGATCACGGCTGGCATCTGGGCGAAAAACGCATCACCGGAAAAAACACGCTGTGGGATCGTTCCACGCGAGTCCCGCTGATCTTCGCCGGCCCGGGAATCACCGCCGGAGCACGCTGCGAACAGCCGGCCGAACTTCTGGATATCTTCCCGACGCTCATCGACCTCTGCGGTCTGCCTCCGCGAAACGATCTGGAAGGACATTCTCTGCTTCCTCAACTGCAGGATTCGTCCGCCGAACGTCCGTGGCCGGCGATCACGACACACAACGCCGGCAACCACGGAATTCGTTCAAGGGACTGGCGATACATCCAATACGCCGACGGCTCGGAAGAACTTTACGACATGCGCAGTGATCCGAACGAATGGACAAACCTGGCCGGCCATGACCAGTTTGCAGCCGTCCTGAAGGAACACCGCCGCTGGATTCCCTCCAGCCGGCAACCTGTCCCCGGCAGTGCTCACCGGATCCTGTTGTACAAAGACGACGGCACAGCCATCTGGGAAGGCAGCGAAATCAAATCCGGCGATCCCATTCCGGAGCTGACGCGATAACTGCCAGGCCCGCCCGATCGTTGCTCAACCGGGGCATGTTGACCCGGCCGCAGCGCGTTCGCCGTGTACCCCGCGCGATGAGATGCAATGGCACACTGGCCATCGGACCGCGATTGACCAGCCGAACAGCGACCTGGCGACCAGCACGTCAATCGGCGAGAGCCGGCTGGTGCCGGCCGACAGCACCTTCATTGATTGCGACGTCTGCGACGGCAACAACGGGTTGCTTCAAACATCTGTCGACGCTCGGCCGGCGGCCGCTTTTTTGCCGCAACGAATCGGTAGTCGACGACGGTCAGTCAGTCGGTCACCAGCCGGTGGAGATGTTTGTGGACTGACGTCCGGCAACTCGCAAAGGTGATGAATGGTTCCCGTCGGCGGCGAGCAGCGCGACGTGAAAGTATAGCAGTCCAGCTCCGGTGTGGCGGGCGTGGCTGCCGGGCCGTCCGGCGGGTTCGTCACGCGGAACGTGACGGCTCCTGAACGGCTGCGACACGCAAGTCGCCGGATGGTTTGGCGTGTTTGACGGGAAACTTCGGAGCGCGAAGAGTTCTCGTCATAAGCACTGCAGTGTATAAACGCCGGAGCGTTGCATTGTCAGATCCGCAATTCCGGAATGGAAAATGTCCATGAGCCGTACCGCCAGCCACGATGCCAGAATTGCGGCGATGACGTTTTCGCGCGTATACCCGCTGTACGTCGCGAAGGTCGAAAAGAAGGGCCGGACAAAGGAAGAGCTGCATCAGGTGATTTCCTGGCTCACGGGTTTCGATGAAAAGGCATTGCAGAAGCACATTAGCGATGATGTGACTTTCGAACAGTTTTTTCAGCAGGCGACGCTGAACCCAAATGCACGCCTCATCACTGGCGTCATCTGCGGATATCGGGTTGAAGAGATTGACAATCCATTGACGCAACAGGTCAGATACCTGGACAAATTGGTCGACGAACTGGCAAGGGGACGGAAGATGGAAAAGATTCTTCGCGCCGAATGAACCCTCACCGGCAGGTGCCGCTGCGACAGTCCGGAGGATCCGGGAATATTCCTGCGGCGAGATCACCGGGGCTCCGTCGTCCGGCTTCGCAAGCGCAGATCCGCTGTCGCGTCGGACGTTCTCTGGCACACGCGGCTCGGCGCGGGTCTCGCCCTTCCAGCCATTGGTCGCACGCTGCGGTGGGCAATTCTTGAAAAGGACGTTTCAGCAGTAGTTTGCACGGTCTGAGTCTTTGCCGTGTTAACATGGCGGTCACCGAACAGGTCTTTATCGCGAGGCATTCGTTTATTCGAAGGAATGACTTACGGTGTCGCCGGACAACAGCCGGATCAAACGGACGATGTTGATGAACAGAAATCTGACCCTGCCGAATCGCTGCTGTCGCCGTCGCCGAGTTGTGACTGCCGTCGCTGTTGTCTTCGTCGTGCTGGCGTTCGCCGTTCGAACTCCGGCCATCGCGGATGATTCGTTTGTCGACTCAGCGGGCACGCGCGAACCTGCGGAGGCTCCCATTACTGAAGCGGACCGGAACCACTGGTCGTTTCAGCCGCTGAAGCGAACGATGCCGCCGGTAATGGAAGACGCAACCTGGATTCGGAATCCCATCGACGCGTTCGTGGCTGCGAAGCTGAAGGAACTGGGGCTGCGTCCTCAACCCGAAGCACCACCGGAATCTCTGATTCGCAGGCTGCATCTCGTCCTGACAGGCCTGCCGCCCACTGTGCAGGCCATCGACGACGATCTATCCAACTCGTCCGAAGCGGCGGGCGATGACGTCGTCGACAAGTTGCTGAATTCACAAGCCTACGGCGAACGGTGGGCTCAGCACTGGCTGGACATCGCTCGATTCGCGGAGACCGATGGTTTCGAACACGACAAGCTGCGACCGGATGCATGGAAGTTCCGCGATTGGGTGATTCAGGCACTGAACGATGATATGCCCTACGACGAGTTTCTGCGGCAGCAGCTTGCCGGAGACGAACTCTATCCCGACGACGAATCCGCCGCCGTCGCAACGCGGTTTTGTCTGTCGGGTCCCGACATGCCCGACATCAATTCTCAGGACGAACGCCGCCACACACTGCTGAACGAATTGACGTCAACGGTCGGTTCGGCACTGCTGGCTCTGCAGATGGGCTGCGCTGAGTGTCACGATCACAAGTACGACCCGATCAGCCAGGCCGACTTCTATCGGCTGCGTGCCGTTTTTGAACCCGCCGTTCAGGTCACGAAGAATCAGACGATTGCCGGCCTGCACGAACGGCTGCCCGTTGCTGACGTCAGCCACATCATGCTGCGAGGTGATTTTCGCCGACCCGGCCCGGAAGTTCGTCCGTCTGTACCGCGAATCGCTTCCGCTGAATCGTTTACGTTTCGTCCCGTGGAATTACAGAATTCCACCGGCCGAAGATTGGCCCTGGCGAACTGGATCACGGATCGCGAAAACCCTCTGACGGCGCGCGTGATCGTCAATCGTGTGTGGCAGCATCACTTCGGCACGGGTCTGAGCATTACGCCCAGCGATTTTGGAATCATGGGCGAACAGCCTGCGCACCCCGAACTGCTCGACTGGCTTGCTGCATGGCTGATGGATCACGACTGGAGCCTGAAGCGGCTTCACCGGCTGATCGTCACGTCGGCCACCTGGCGGCAGCGCAGCCACCTTCCCGACGATGCAACACCGGTGCAACGCCTCCAGTGGCAGGAATCCGTAACCGCGGATCCCGCCGCGCGGATGCTGTCACGCTATCCTCGCTGGCGGCTGGAAGGCGAAGCGGTGCGAGACGCGATGCTGCTGGCGGCTGGCTGCCTGAACCGCGAATCGGGAGGTCCGGGAATTCAGCCGCCGCTGCCCGACGAATTGCTGAACACGCTGCTGAAGAATCAGTGGACCGTGACGGACGATCCCAAACAGCACGATCGCCGCAGCATTTACGTGTTCGCGCGGAGGAACCTGCGTTATCCGATCTTCGACGTCTTTGACCGGCCGGACGCAAACGCCAGTTGCCCGCGGCGGTCCGTTTCAACGACGGCGCCCCAGTCGCTGCATCTGCTGAATTCGAAGTTTTCACTGGCAACAGCGGAACGGTTCGCGACCTCGGTATCCGGCGAAACTTCCGTCACGAGCGAACAGATCACGGAGGTTTTTCGCCGGGGACTTGGTCGTTATCCCACCGCCGATGAACTCGCCGCCGCTACCGAGTTCCTGTCTCATCCCGACACCGAAAACGGCCTCGCTCACCTGTGTCTGGTGATCTTCAACCTGAACGAATTCATCTACGTCGACTAAACATCCGCAGCGCCAGCGCCCGACACTGACTGCGTACGCCGCAAGACCGACACCTTTCTGCCAGCGAAACCTGCCCGCCTCCGTGCCTTACCACCTGCTATTGCCGCTGTTTTCCAGCGTTGTGTTTGTGCTGGGAATGATGCTGGCCAAGCGAGGCATCGCGCAGGGAGCCAGCCCGTGGACCGCCACGTTTTTCGGCAACGTCTGGCTGGCCGCGATGTGGATTGCCGTCGCCGGATTCCGTCAGGCCATTGTCCCGATGGAATTCTGGGGCCAGGCGGCAGGCGTCGGGCTGCTGTTTCTGCTCGGTCAGGTCTTCACGTACCTGGCTTTTCAACTGGGAGACGTCTCCGTCGCGACGCCGGTGCTCGGTTCCAAGGTTCTGATCGTCGCCGCATTGACGGCTGCGCTGACGGGACAGCCGGTCCGACCGCAGGTATGGCTTGCCGCCGCGCTTGCCGCTGTCGGCATTGCCATGATTCAGCAAAGTGACCGAAGTCAGCGGGCCGACCATCGCTGGCTGACCATCGGACTGGCGCTGCTCGCGGCGCTGTCGCTTTCGCTGTTTGACATCTGCCTGCAGGTCTGGGGTCCGTCGTGGACCAGTACCGAATTCCTGCCCGTCGCATTCGGATTCACCGCGCTGT
The genomic region above belongs to Planctomycetaceae bacterium and contains:
- a CDS encoding DUF1549 and DUF1553 domain-containing protein, with protein sequence MNRNLTLPNRCCRRRRVVTAVAVVFVVLAFAVRTPAIADDSFVDSAGTREPAEAPITEADRNHWSFQPLKRTMPPVMEDATWIRNPIDAFVAAKLKELGLRPQPEAPPESLIRRLHLVLTGLPPTVQAIDDDLSNSSEAAGDDVVDKLLNSQAYGERWAQHWLDIARFAETDGFEHDKLRPDAWKFRDWVIQALNDDMPYDEFLRQQLAGDELYPDDESAAVATRFCLSGPDMPDINSQDERRHTLLNELTSTVGSALLALQMGCAECHDHKYDPISQADFYRLRAVFEPAVQVTKNQTIAGLHERLPVADVSHIMLRGDFRRPGPEVRPSVPRIASAESFTFRPVELQNSTGRRLALANWITDRENPLTARVIVNRVWQHHFGTGLSITPSDFGIMGEQPAHPELLDWLAAWLMDHDWSLKRLHRLIVTSATWRQRSHLPDDATPVQRLQWQESVTADPAARMLSRYPRWRLEGEAVRDAMLLAAGCLNRESGGPGIQPPLPDELLNTLLKNQWTVTDDPKQHDRRSIYVFARRNLRYPIFDVFDRPDANASCPRRSVSTTAPQSLHLLNSKFSLATAERFATSVSGETSVTSEQITEVFRRGLGRYPTADELAAATEFLSHPDTENGLAHLCLVIFNLNEFIYVD
- a CDS encoding DUF2200 domain-containing protein codes for the protein MSRTASHDARIAAMTFSRVYPLYVAKVEKKGRTKEELHQVISWLTGFDEKALQKHISDDVTFEQFFQQATLNPNARLITGVICGYRVEEIDNPLTQQVRYLDKLVDELARGRKMEKILRAE
- a CDS encoding sulfatase, whose translation is MRHFPTRLFFLLTLTATGAVASVAEAQDRKPNILFIAIDDQNDWIGCLNGHPQIQTPNIDALATRGTVFLNAHCQAPLCNPSRTSLLTGRRPSTTGIYGLAPWFRDIEDLKDIVTLPQYLRQHGYQALSTGKIYHGGYGRQANDDEFDKLGPPAGVGARPATPLVETPAKHPLVDWGVFPHQDEDKGDWKVASWAVDELAKQPEEPFFLSVGFFLPHVPCYATQKWFDLYPEDTLQLPPFLENDRQDTPRFSWYLHWKLPEPRHDFLVDANQWKNLVRSYMACTSFVDSQVGRVLQALEASGRADNTIVVLWSDHGWHLGEKRITGKNTLWDRSTRVPLIFAGPGITAGARCEQPAELLDIFPTLIDLCGLPPRNDLEGHSLLPQLQDSSAERPWPAITTHNAGNHGIRSRDWRYIQYADGSEELYDMRSDPNEWTNLAGHDQFAAVLKEHRRWIPSSRQPVPGSAHRILLYKDDGTAIWEGSEIKSGDPIPELTR
- a CDS encoding AI-2E family transporter, with the translated sequence MSAPSMSSGNGVSYLYMAAAFVVVTAGLKAAEAIVNPLLLAVFLAVISAPAYFGLVRRGVAEWLSMLIVIFALTVIVLGLLYFVVGSIASFTSRQDHYISLLAERKRDIQRRVEGWLPARKEPVDEKHATEPGDEEAADGAPDSKTAPETNGSQPNSPPSELTDDEPADGRNPVAARVNDTNAPPDEGSQTPRATPSDDSADDITHALLHAEAEPADEDKRDDDDRPGSVPLDTNIAVFDQVPAHPKTWTELAYAQFDPGTVISLAAQLASSIGQLLGNAFLILLTVIFILMEVGSFSKKIDLAFVRTDEMASRATEIINSIQHYLAIKTMMSLLTGVLLFFWLLIFNVPYAGLWGLLAFLLNYIPNVGSVIAAIPAVLIAWLELGTMPAIAALIGYLLVNTAVGNFLEPRLMGRGLGLSVLVVFCSMVFWGWVLGPVGMLLSVPLTMTARIALEGFDDTKWIGTLMGNAGTVKVSGKQPRVVS